From Pseudovibrio sp. Tun.PSC04-5.I4, a single genomic window includes:
- a CDS encoding CsgG/HfaB family protein — MIKKTLVVAMALSLSACGPISRMAFSPGPQLATITEQASKLKMLPPPKQPIYAAVYSYQDLTGQYKPSDKVQTLSRSVTQGADTLLVRALQDAGDRSWFRVVERGNLDALLKERQIVTQIRKIYLGEDKVDPKVLPPLLYAGVIFEGGIVGYDSNTRTGGIGARYLGIGGNADYRQDDVTVSLRAVSTRTGEVMANVMVQKSIVSVGIKGGAFRYIALDEILEAEAGITKNEPVTLAVQKAIEKAVYSIVMEGARVGAWGFENPAQANALYKEYTSEKAQVTQRVKSKRARPPSNTGAYRGNVPLARANLWANKKS, encoded by the coding sequence ATGATTAAGAAAACACTTGTTGTTGCAATGGCTTTGTCGTTGTCTGCATGTGGGCCGATTTCGCGAATGGCGTTCAGTCCAGGCCCGCAACTTGCCACTATTACCGAGCAAGCCAGTAAACTGAAAATGCTGCCTCCGCCTAAACAGCCTATTTACGCTGCCGTTTATAGTTATCAAGATTTGACGGGGCAGTATAAGCCTTCTGACAAGGTACAGACCCTGTCCCGGTCCGTAACTCAAGGTGCTGACACCCTATTGGTTCGCGCTCTTCAGGATGCAGGTGATCGCAGTTGGTTCCGCGTTGTTGAGCGTGGCAATCTGGATGCGCTGCTTAAAGAGCGCCAGATCGTAACGCAAATTCGTAAGATCTACCTGGGTGAAGACAAAGTAGATCCCAAAGTCCTGCCGCCACTGCTTTACGCAGGTGTCATTTTTGAAGGCGGCATTGTCGGGTACGATAGCAATACCCGCACCGGAGGCATAGGTGCCCGGTATTTGGGTATCGGCGGCAACGCAGATTATCGTCAGGATGATGTAACCGTTTCCTTGCGTGCAGTCAGTACCCGTACCGGGGAAGTTATGGCCAACGTGATGGTCCAAAAATCCATTGTATCCGTTGGCATAAAAGGCGGTGCGTTTCGTTACATTGCGCTTGATGAAATCTTAGAAGCAGAAGCGGGCATCACTAAAAACGAACCGGTTACATTGGCTGTTCAAAAAGCGATTGAGAAGGCCGTTTATTCCATCGTCATGGAAGGTGCGCGTGTTGGAGCCTGGGGGTTTGAGAACCCGGCACAAGCCAATGCTTTGTATAAAGAATACACATCCGAGAAGGCACAGGTCACGCAGCGTGTAAAGAGCAAAAGAGCTCGTCCCCCATCGAATACCGGTGCGTACCGGGGCAATGTTCCACTGGCACGTGCAAACCTGTGGGCGAATAAGAAATCTTAG
- a CDS encoding curli assembly protein CsgF, with amino-acid sequence MRLKFALGLTLGCALSVGSAYSQQLVYQPVNPSFGGYANNTTHLFATANAQKTATISGNKGYGTGSGDGTDGSGNSLADLFVRQLQNRLIYSLADQVSKAIFGEDPKDSGTVSFGDQKVTFVRGDGSIQLQIIDESTGAVTDITVPILQTATPIN; translated from the coding sequence ATGAGACTTAAATTTGCCCTCGGGCTCACGTTGGGGTGTGCCCTCAGTGTTGGCTCTGCTTATTCACAACAATTAGTTTATCAGCCAGTTAATCCGAGTTTTGGCGGATACGCCAACAACACTACGCATCTTTTCGCAACTGCAAATGCGCAGAAAACGGCAACGATCAGCGGGAACAAAGGGTACGGCACTGGCTCAGGGGATGGCACAGACGGTTCTGGCAATAGTCTGGCTGACTTGTTCGTTCGGCAACTGCAAAACCGTCTGATTTATTCTCTGGCAGATCAAGTCTCCAAGGCCATTTTTGGCGAAGACCCGAAAGATAGCGGCACAGTCAGCTTTGGTGATCAGAAAGTAACATTTGTACGCGGAGATGGCTCAATTCAGTTGCAGATCATCGACGAGAGTACAGGTGCGGTTACCGATATTACGGTTCCTATCCTGCAAACAGCCACTCCCATAAATTAG